Proteins co-encoded in one Methylomonas albis genomic window:
- a CDS encoding NGG1p interacting factor NIF3 translates to MYKLSFYVPVSHAEQLKQALFEQGAGRIGDYDNCSWQVLGEGQFRPLAGSEPYLGNIGEIQQVAEYKIEMVCADELIKTVVQTLLACHPYQQPAYEVYKILGVTDLP, encoded by the coding sequence ATGTATAAGCTGAGTTTTTACGTGCCGGTCAGCCATGCCGAACAGTTAAAACAAGCTTTGTTCGAGCAAGGTGCCGGGCGTATCGGCGATTACGACAATTGTTCCTGGCAAGTGCTAGGCGAAGGCCAATTTCGACCGCTCGCCGGTAGCGAACCTTATCTGGGCAACATTGGTGAAATTCAGCAGGTCGCCGAGTATAAGATAGAAATGGTCTGCGCCGACGAGTTGATCAAAACCGTAGTGCAAACCCTGCTGGCTTGCCATCCCTATCAGCAGCCGGCTTATGAGGTTTATAAGATTCTCGGCGTCACAGACCTACCCTAG
- a CDS encoding PilT/PilU family type 4a pilus ATPase — MEFKDYLKILVQHDGSDLYLTAGAPPAAKFQGTLKPLENIKLSRERIKEIADGIMDAEQRASFEHVPEMNLAISEEGIGRFRVNIFKQRNCYALVIRNIKVDIPSADALGLPQILKDKIMEKRGLILFVGGTGSGKSTSLAALIDYRNSNSSGHIITIEDPIEFVHPHKKSLVNQREVGVDTLSYEDALKNTLRQAPDVILIGEIRSQETMEHALAFAETGHLCLSTLHANNANQALDRIINFFPEERRSQLLMDLSLNLQAFISQRLVPTVEGKRVAAIEILLGTKLVSDLIHKGDIHAIKEAMEKSENIGMQTFDSHLLKLYKSGVITLDEALRNSDSPNNLKLKINLSEGLGSATKQPGSMAGSLALEEISKKEGDEDGGGH; from the coding sequence ATGGAATTTAAAGACTATCTAAAAATCCTGGTTCAGCACGATGGTTCGGATCTGTATCTGACGGCTGGCGCTCCACCGGCGGCTAAGTTTCAAGGTACTTTAAAACCGCTGGAAAACATTAAACTCAGCCGCGAGCGCATCAAGGAAATTGCCGATGGCATCATGGATGCCGAGCAACGCGCCTCTTTCGAGCATGTGCCGGAAATGAATCTGGCCATTTCCGAAGAAGGCATTGGTCGGTTTCGGGTGAATATTTTCAAACAGCGCAATTGCTATGCGTTGGTGATTCGTAACATCAAGGTGGATATTCCCAGTGCCGACGCCTTGGGTTTGCCGCAAATCCTGAAAGATAAAATCATGGAAAAGCGCGGGCTGATTTTGTTCGTCGGCGGCACCGGTTCCGGTAAATCGACATCCTTGGCAGCCTTGATAGACTATCGCAACAGCAATTCCTCCGGTCATATCATCACCATTGAAGATCCGATTGAGTTTGTACATCCGCATAAAAAATCCTTAGTGAATCAACGCGAAGTGGGTGTTGATACTCTCAGTTATGAAGATGCGTTGAAAAACACCTTGCGGCAGGCGCCGGATGTGATTCTGATCGGCGAAATTCGCAGTCAGGAGACCATGGAACACGCCTTGGCTTTTGCTGAAACCGGCCATCTGTGTTTGTCCACGCTACACGCCAACAACGCCAATCAGGCATTGGACCGTATCATCAACTTTTTCCCGGAAGAGCGCCGGTCCCAGTTGTTGATGGACTTGTCCTTGAATCTGCAAGCGTTTATTTCGCAACGTCTGGTACCCACTGTCGAAGGCAAACGAGTGGCGGCTATCGAAATTTTGCTGGGTACTAAGTTGGTCAGCGATTTAATCCATAAAGGCGATATTCACGCTATTAAGGAAGCCATGGAAAAATCCGAAAATATTGGCATGCAAACCTTCGATAGCCATTTACTGAAACTATACAAAAGCGGCGTGATTACCTTGGACGAGGCCTTGCGCAACTCCGATTCGCCGAACAATTTAAAACTGAAAATCAACCTGAGCGAAGGTTTGGGATCGGCTACCAAACAGCCCGGTTCGATGGCTGGCAGTCTTGCCTTGGAAGAAATCAGCAAGAAAGAGGGCGATGAAGATGGTGGGGGGCATTAA
- the lexA gene encoding transcriptional repressor LexA translates to MALTRKQQEIFDFLLQNQEQFSHPPTLEELCAAMGLKSRGSLHSQIKALIDANLIEAPERKQRGIRLTEHAKSLVNKTSASGMLPFIGTIAAGRPIEAIENISYMAVPEELKTENPCYVLKVKGDSMQEEGIFDGDWVIIEQRSHARNGEIVVALVEKAEATLKFIEQYPHETLLIPANSSMQAMRYRPEQVEIQGVLVGQMRSYTNHH, encoded by the coding sequence ATGGCACTCACCCGTAAACAACAAGAAATTTTCGACTTCCTGCTACAGAACCAGGAGCAATTCAGCCATCCGCCCACACTGGAAGAATTGTGCGCGGCGATGGGGTTGAAATCGCGCGGTTCATTACACAGCCAGATCAAGGCGCTGATCGATGCCAATTTGATCGAAGCACCTGAACGTAAACAGCGCGGTATTCGCCTGACCGAACACGCTAAATCGCTGGTCAATAAAACGTCGGCATCCGGTATGTTGCCTTTTATCGGCACCATAGCCGCCGGCAGACCGATAGAGGCGATCGAAAACATTTCTTATATGGCAGTGCCCGAAGAATTAAAAACCGAAAACCCTTGTTATGTGCTGAAAGTAAAGGGTGATTCGATGCAGGAAGAAGGTATTTTCGACGGCGATTGGGTGATCATCGAACAACGCAGTCACGCCCGTAACGGCGAAATCGTCGTCGCCTTGGTCGAAAAAGCCGAAGCGACATTGAAGTTTATCGAGCAGTACCCACACGAAACCCTGCTAATTCCCGCCAATTCCTCAATGCAGGCCATGCGTTACCGGCCCGAGCAAGTGGAAATACAAGGGGTATTAGTCGGACAAATGCGTAGCTATACCAACCACCATTAG
- a CDS encoding sensor histidine kinase, which yields MLASLNYSGFVEMPNSRLNLTQFEYETDLLYGIIDSIKEAVIVFDATFTVIGINRAAELLLGIRSNLNLPAVWGNRHYLFSPDGVTPFPIEHLPCFKTANSSMTETIELLVKRANGTEVPVSVSGRGLPDRNGVISAWLAVLAATDTSPRDAINSIPNSANTLANAIAISEYAENLLLEKEAAILESQQILRSVLNHMPAMIGYWDKNLINKFGNRAYEEWFGFSAENLLGKHIREVIGDQLYVLNKPFIDAVLGGQAQYFERTIVNFSGETRYTQTAYLPDGPEEQVKGFFVLVTDITELKFVQKRIGESEASLQAMYDSLPFLAWMKDKDGKYIHANKHWLQAVNIDNLQDLADVTDFDIWPEDLAKHYLAVDREVMSTRQQVSLTERAFDAGRETWTETIKAPIIDNKDSVLGTIGLARDITASRGAEEQLRNYSERLRLATKAAAIGICEWNLSLAVADWDERMYQIFGIPPGTPIDYQTWADLVLAEDLPHAEAKLRNLIRDQQEEHWEFRIRRKSDGALRFIQASAIIAGNPKSDAQKIVGVNIDVTNFKLIENALRESEAHLANAQAQAHLGSWSLDIGENSLKWSDENYRIFDTPLGTPITYEDFLACVHPDDRVFVQKTWQAAMQGEPYDIQHRILTNGKVKWLRRRAEPEFAGDGSLVRYIGTSQDITELKEIEKNLESSRLQLRQLAARREKAREEERKRMAREVHDELGQMLTALRMEISLLRIKFAINNQGLSDQIRNIMELLDQTIQVTRDVATSLRPSAIEMGVVPALEWLARKFSEQSGIQCDLSYSEDDFNMDEECAIVIFRIAQESLTNVLRHAAASKVSVSVNLDSGHYCLEIYDNGRGFDANAPNKTKSFGLIGIRERSLMLGGETNISSVPGQGTSIQVRIPVNPTRQEL from the coding sequence ATGCTTGCATCCCTTAACTATTCCGGATTCGTCGAGATGCCCAATAGCCGACTCAACTTAACTCAATTTGAATATGAGACCGACTTGCTATACGGAATCATCGACAGCATTAAGGAAGCCGTTATCGTTTTCGACGCCACATTCACGGTCATCGGCATCAACAGAGCGGCCGAGCTGTTGCTAGGCATTCGCTCAAACCTCAACCTGCCGGCAGTTTGGGGCAATCGGCATTACCTATTTTCACCCGATGGCGTCACGCCCTTTCCAATCGAGCATCTACCGTGTTTTAAGACGGCGAATAGCAGCATGACTGAGACTATCGAATTACTTGTGAAACGCGCCAACGGCACCGAAGTTCCCGTCAGCGTTAGCGGTCGAGGCCTGCCGGATCGGAACGGCGTTATATCGGCATGGCTCGCGGTGCTTGCCGCTACCGACACCTCCCCTAGGGATGCGATCAACAGTATCCCTAATTCGGCAAACACCCTGGCCAACGCTATTGCCATTAGCGAGTATGCCGAAAATTTACTGCTGGAAAAAGAGGCTGCAATTTTAGAGAGCCAACAGATTTTGCGCTCCGTACTCAATCATATGCCCGCAATGATCGGCTACTGGGACAAAAATCTTATCAACAAATTTGGTAATAGAGCCTATGAAGAATGGTTCGGCTTTAGCGCCGAAAACTTGCTTGGCAAACATATACGCGAAGTCATTGGCGACCAGTTATATGTGCTGAATAAACCGTTTATCGATGCTGTGCTCGGCGGACAAGCCCAATATTTCGAGCGTACCATTGTTAATTTTTCGGGTGAAACACGCTATACCCAAACCGCTTATTTGCCCGATGGCCCAGAAGAACAAGTAAAAGGGTTTTTCGTATTGGTCACCGATATTACCGAGTTGAAATTCGTGCAAAAACGTATCGGCGAGTCGGAAGCCAGCCTGCAAGCCATGTACGATAGCCTGCCGTTTTTAGCCTGGATGAAGGACAAAGACGGCAAATATATTCATGCAAACAAGCATTGGCTGCAAGCCGTGAACATCGACAATCTGCAAGATTTAGCCGATGTTACCGATTTCGACATTTGGCCCGAGGACCTGGCTAAGCATTATTTGGCGGTTGATCGCGAGGTAATGAGCACTCGACAACAAGTATCGTTAACCGAGAGAGCTTTCGACGCTGGGCGGGAAACTTGGACTGAAACGATTAAAGCGCCCATCATCGACAACAAGGATAGTGTTCTGGGCACCATCGGCTTGGCCCGAGATATAACCGCAAGCCGCGGTGCGGAAGAACAACTGCGTAATTACAGCGAACGTTTGCGTCTGGCCACCAAAGCAGCGGCAATCGGAATTTGCGAATGGAATCTGAGCTTGGCTGTTGCGGATTGGGATGAACGCATGTACCAGATTTTTGGCATTCCGCCGGGTACACCTATCGATTACCAAACCTGGGCGGACCTAGTGCTTGCCGAAGATTTACCGCATGCCGAAGCCAAACTCCGCAATTTGATTCGAGACCAACAAGAGGAACACTGGGAGTTTAGAATTCGCCGGAAAAGCGACGGCGCATTACGTTTCATTCAGGCTTCGGCAATCATAGCCGGCAATCCCAAAAGCGACGCGCAAAAAATTGTCGGGGTGAATATTGACGTCACCAATTTCAAGTTGATCGAAAACGCCTTACGTGAAAGTGAAGCCCATCTCGCAAATGCCCAAGCGCAGGCTCATTTGGGCAGCTGGTCATTGGATATTGGAGAGAACTCTCTGAAGTGGTCGGATGAAAATTACCGGATTTTCGACACACCGTTGGGTACTCCGATAACTTATGAGGATTTCCTGGCCTGTGTACATCCGGATGATCGTGTGTTTGTTCAAAAAACCTGGCAGGCAGCTATGCAGGGTGAACCTTACGACATCCAACACCGCATCCTGACGAACGGTAAAGTAAAATGGCTAAGGCGGCGCGCCGAACCTGAATTTGCCGGTGACGGTAGCTTGGTGCGCTACATTGGAACCTCTCAGGACATCACCGAACTGAAGGAGATAGAAAAAAACCTGGAATCGTCCCGTTTGCAATTGCGGCAACTGGCAGCACGCCGGGAAAAAGCCAGAGAAGAAGAACGCAAACGCATGGCTCGCGAAGTTCATGACGAACTGGGGCAAATGCTGACCGCATTGCGAATGGAAATTTCGCTGCTGCGCATCAAATTCGCCATCAATAACCAGGGATTGTCTGACCAAATCCGCAACATCATGGAGTTACTGGACCAAACCATTCAGGTTACCCGCGATGTGGCAACGTCTTTACGCCCCTCGGCGATAGAAATGGGTGTAGTGCCGGCTTTGGAGTGGCTGGCAAGAAAATTCTCGGAACAATCCGGCATTCAGTGTGATCTGTCTTATTCGGAAGATGATTTCAATATGGACGAGGAATGTGCAATCGTGATTTTTCGAATCGCCCAGGAATCGCTGACCAATGTGCTGCGGCATGCCGCTGCCAGCAAGGTAAGCGTTTCGGTAAACTTAGATTCCGGCCACTATTGCCTGGAAATTTACGATAATGGTCGCGGCTTTGACGCCAACGCACCCAATAAGACCAAATCTTTTGGCCTGATTGGCATACGGGAACGCTCCCTAATGTTGGGCGGAGAAACAAATATTTCCAGCGTCCCGGGCCAAGGCACCTCCATCCAGGTGCGGATCCCGGTTAACCCTACCAGACAAGAACTATGA
- a CDS encoding response regulator: MIQLIIADDHAIVRGGLKQLFALSMDITVAGEAENSQQLLSFLNENAVDLVLLDLTMPDLGGVEMISLIRGKYPDLPILILSMHNELQIVSRALKAGANGYLTKDNDPETLLIAIRRVAAGGRYIDPKLAEKMVFEFEGSVQSKPHEKLSEREFQILQLLAKGQSLNDIGRDLSISNKTVSTYKARLFEKLHISNNAELIRYYDAHRLNI, from the coding sequence ATGATTCAACTCATTATCGCCGACGACCATGCCATTGTGCGTGGCGGCCTCAAACAACTGTTCGCGCTCTCCATGGATATAACCGTCGCGGGAGAAGCGGAAAACAGCCAGCAATTGCTGAGTTTTCTCAATGAAAACGCTGTAGACCTGGTGTTACTGGATTTAACCATGCCCGATCTCGGCGGCGTGGAAATGATTAGTCTCATTCGCGGCAAATATCCGGACTTACCCATCCTAATTTTGAGCATGCACAACGAATTGCAAATCGTCTCTCGCGCGTTAAAAGCAGGCGCGAACGGCTATTTGACCAAGGATAACGATCCGGAAACATTGCTGATTGCCATTCGCCGGGTGGCCGCCGGCGGCCGTTATATCGACCCTAAACTTGCCGAAAAGATGGTGTTTGAATTCGAAGGTTCGGTGCAAAGCAAACCCCATGAGAAATTATCCGAACGCGAGTTTCAAATCTTACAGTTACTGGCCAAGGGTCAAAGCCTAAACGACATCGGCCGCGACCTGTCCATTAGCAATAAGACCGTCAGTACTTACAAAGCTCGGTTGTTTGAAAAGTTGCACATCAGCAATAACGCCGAATTGATCCGCTACTACGATGCACATCGGCTAAATATATAA